GTGTCCGTAGCGGGACTGGCTCAGCGCGGGCGGCCGGAATCCCGTGGAGGCGCTCGCCCGGAAGGCGGCGGCCCCGGAGAGGGCCAGGCGCAGCCCGAGCTTCCCGGTCAGCGCGCCGCCGACATCGCTGAAGCGCTCGTAGCGTCCGGTCGCGGAGAGCAGGAGCGGCCGCAGGAGCGGCGCGTCGACCTGGCCGTGGAGGCTGTAGCTCGACCGGTACCAGATCCCGGTCTCCTCGGGCCGGAAGCCGGTGAAGCGCTGGGAGCCCGCCGCCGCGATGCCGCCGCTCTGGGTCGGGTGGAAGCCGTCCACCCTCGACGCGGGTTCCCCCGCCAGGATGCGGTAGCCGTCGAGGCGGAACGTGGCCCCGAGGGCGACGCGTAGCGGCCCCGCGCCGAGTCCCGTCTCGATCCGGCGCCCGATGTCCGCGTTCGCGAGCAACTGGTGGGTCTCGAGCGCGCCCGTGGAGAACCGGGTCCGGTTCGGAATCCCCGGGTCGTCCGCGGTCCCCGGGATCCCGTCCGCGCCGGGGGCGCACGCCGTGTCGAGACAGGGCCCGAGCGACGGGTTGAGCGTGTCGAACAGGTCGTGGTCGACCCGGTTCGAGCCGTACTGGGTGCTCAGGTCCCAGCTCCACCCGCGCCCCGCGTCCGCCTCGGAGCCGATCTCGGACCCAGCCTCGGGGCGGCGCCGGAAGCCGGTGACGAGCGACACGTCGCGGGTGTCGGCGTCGAACTGCGGCAGGAAGCCGAGTGGATGGATCCCCGGCCAGTTACGGTCGTCCATCGAGCGCACGAAGAAGCCCGCGTGCCGGTCCCGGCGCCGACTGTAGCCTCCGAAGGCGTAGAACTCGGCCCCGCCGGGGCGCTCGCCCGCCGCCGCGAGGGGGAGTTCGAAGTTGGCGAACAACATGAAGTTCGAGGACTCGCCATCGCCCCACAGGTGGTTCGGCTGCGCCACCTCGTTGTGCTTGAGGATGACGAGACCGCGGTCCACGAAGTCCGCGTCCCCGGGGAGGACCTGGTCGCGGCCGTCGGCCCCCGCGCGGTTCGTCGGCTCCCGCTGGCTGAACGCGCCCGTGAGGTTCAGGACGCCGCCGCGTCCGACCCCCAGCCCCCAGTGCCCCGAGAAGTCGTAACGCAGCCCGTCGTCATCCCATTCGTCCGGAAAGTGGTGGCCGACGGAGGCGATGAACTCGGGCGCCGAGACCGCGTTCCGGAGACGCAGGTCGATGACCCCCGCGATCGCGTCGGCGCCGTGCCGCGTCGGGCCCCCGCCGCGCGCGACCTCCACCCGGTCGATCGCCTGCAGCGGAAAGGCGTTCATGTCCACGCCGCTCGCGCCTGGAAAGGCGCCGGCGCCCCGCGTGTGCACGACCGCGGTGGCGTGGCGGCGCTTCCCGTTCACGAGGACGAGCGTGTGGTCCGCCGACAGCCCGCGCAGTTGGAAGGGCCGCACGCCCGACGTAAGGTCCGCGACCTGCCGGCGCGGGAAGTAGGCCGACGGCAGAAGTTCGTTCAGGACGGAGGCGAGTTCCGCCTG
This genomic stretch from Candidatus Palauibacter scopulicola harbors:
- a CDS encoding TonB-dependent receptor produces the protein MNGARFALGTLLLAGAVAYAAAAPRAAAAQTGQAERGGADTVEVFSGAEILEAGQAELASVLNELLPSAYFPRRQVADLTSGVRPFQLRGLSADHTLVLVNGKRRHATAVVHTRGAGAFPGASGVDMNAFPLQAIDRVEVARGGGPTRHGADAIAGVIDLRLRNAVSAPEFIASVGHHFPDEWDDDGLRYDFSGHWGLGVGRGGVLNLTGAFSQREPTNRAGADGRDQVLPGDADFVDRGLVILKHNEVAQPNHLWGDGESSNFMLFANFELPLAAAGERPGGAEFYAFGGYSRRRDRHAGFFVRSMDDRNWPGIHPLGFLPQFDADTRDVSLVTGFRRRPEAGSEIGSEADAGRGWSWDLSTQYGSNRVDHDLFDTLNPSLGPCLDTACAPGADGIPGTADDPGIPNRTRFSTGALETHQLLANADIGRRIETGLGAGPLRVALGATFRLDGYRILAGEPASRVDGFHPTQSGGIAAAGSQRFTGFRPEETGIWYRSSYSLHGQVDAPLLRPLLLSATGRYERFSDVGGALTGKLGLRLALSGAAAFRASASTGFRPPALSQSRYGHVTAGRREDPDEPGAIAGFEAGTFPVDAPEAGAVGASPLRGEKSRSVSAGFALAPADGLRFTIDGYATEVDDAILLSNPLAEGASGLVDHLLADFAAESVRFFANAIDLRSYGVDAALTWGRRLGDASRLELGASVGWGQVRGRCPEDDIAVCVHENEALRDESFRIYDGFDVHFLEEGRPDWRGRFETSFTSGAFEVGLGANVYGAQEELRALGVGEHPHRIRLLQPKVAFDARVHVDVAGGWRLTVGGENLFDAFPARVDAFGGIFPYRSFSAMGFNGRYLYARLQVS